Proteins found in one Ovis canadensis isolate MfBH-ARS-UI-01 breed Bighorn chromosome 20, ARS-UI_OviCan_v2, whole genome shotgun sequence genomic segment:
- the PPARD gene encoding peroxisome proliferator-activated receptor delta has product MEQPPEEAPEARPEEEKEEAASTEGAPELNGGPEHSLPSSSYTDLSQSCSPLSLLDQLQMGCDGASCGSLSMECRVCGDKASGFHYGVHACEGCKGFFRRTIRMKLEYEKCERICKIQKKNRNKCQYCRFQKCLALGMSHNAIRFGRMPEAEKRKLVAGLTANEGSQHNPQVADLRAFSKHIYSAYLKNFNMTKKKARGILTGKASHTAPFVIHDIETLWQAEKGLVWKQLVSSLPPYKEISVHVFYRCQCTTVETVRELTEFAKSIPSFSDLFLNDQVTLLKYGVHEAIFAMLASIVNKDGLLVANGTGFVTREFLRSLRKPFSDIIEPKFEFAVKFNALELDDSDLALFIAAIILCGDRPGLMNVSQVEAIQDTILRALEFHLQANHPDAQYLFPKLLQKMADLRQLVTEHAQMMQRIKKTETETSLHPLLQEIYKDMY; this is encoded by the exons ATGGAGCAGCCCCCGGAGGAAGCCCCTGAGGCCCggccagaggaggagaaagaggaagcgGCAAGTACAGAAGGAGCCCCAGAGCTCAACGGGGGACCAGAGCACTCACTTCCTTCCAGCAGCTACACAG ACCTCTCCCAGAGCTGCTCTCCACTCTCACTGCTGGACCAACTGCAGATGGGCTGTGACGGGGCCTCATGTGGCAGCCTCAGCATGGAGTGTCGGGTGTGCGGGGACAAGGCGTCGGGCTTCCACTACGGCGTTCACGCGTGTGAGGGATGCAAG GGCTTCTTCCGTCGGACAATCCGCATGAAGCTGGAGTACGAGAAATGTGAGCGGATCTGCAAAATCCAGAAGAAGAACCGCAACAAGTGCCAGTACTGCCGCTTCCAGAAATGCCTGGCACTGGGCATGTCGCACAATG CCATCCGTTTCGGCCGGATGCCAGAGGCTGAGAAGAGGAAGCTGGTGGCGGGGCTGACAGCCAACGAGGGGAGTCAGCACAACCCCCAGGTGGCCGACCTGAGGGCCTTCTCCAAGCACATCTACAGCGCCTACTTGAAGAACTTCAATATGACCAAAAAGAAGGCCCGCGGCATCCTCACCGGCAAGGCCAGCCACACGGCG CCCTTTGTGATCCATGACATCGAGACGCTGTGGCAGGCGGAGAAGGGCCTGGTCTGGAAGCAGCTGGTGAGCAGTCTGCCCCCCTACAAGGAGATCAGCGTGCACGTCTTCTACCGCTGCCAGTGCACCACGGTGGAGACCGTGCGTGAGCTCACCGAGTTCGCCAAGAGCATCCCCAGCTTCAGCGACCTCTTCCTCAACGACCAGGTGACCCTGCTCAAGTACGGTGTGCACGAGGCCATCTTCGCCATGCTGGCCTCCATCGTCAACAAGGACGGGCTGCTGGTGGCCAACGGCACCGGCTTTGTCACCCGGGAATTCCTGCGCAGCCTCCGAAAGCCCTTCAGTGACATCATTGAGCCCAAGTTCGAGTTTGCCGTCAAGTTCAATGCCTTGGAACTTGATGACAGTGACCTGGCTCTCTTCATTGCGGCCATCATTCTGTGCGGAG ACCGGCCAGGCCTCATGAACGTGTCTCAGGTGGAGGCCATCCAGGACACCATCCTGCGCGCCCTCGAGTTCCACCTGCAGGCCAACCACCCCGACGCGCAGTACCTCTTCCCCAAGCTGCTGCAGAAGATGGCCGACCTGCGGCAGCTGGTCACGGAGCACGCCCAGATGATGCAGCGGATCAAGAAGACCGAGACGGAGACCTCGCTGCAccccctgctccaggagatctacaAGGACATGTACTGA